A window from Aeromonas rivipollensis encodes these proteins:
- a CDS encoding rhodanese-like domain-containing protein produces the protein MQHNPRFLALVEAIRPQIRETDVHQIRRWQEEGRDFHLIDVREDNEWAKGHLPGAEHLGRGVMERDIETRFPDPDTELYLYCGGGFRSILAADNLQKMGYSRVVSVDGGFRGWRDAGYPVES, from the coding sequence ATGCAACACAATCCCCGTTTTCTGGCCCTGGTAGAGGCCATTCGTCCGCAGATACGGGAAACCGACGTGCACCAGATCAGGCGCTGGCAGGAAGAGGGCCGTGATTTCCACCTGATCGATGTGCGGGAAGATAACGAGTGGGCGAAAGGGCACCTGCCGGGGGCAGAGCACCTGGGCCGCGGCGTGATGGAGCGGGACATCGAGACCCGTTTTCCCGATCCCGACACCGAGCTCTACCTCTATTGTGGTGGGGGATTTCGCTCCATCCTGGCGGCGGACAACCTGCAAAAGATGGGGTATTCCCGGGTGGTCAGCGTCGATGGAGGCTTTCGTGGTTGGCGTGACGCCGGATACCCTGTCGAATCCTGA
- the yajC gene encoding preprotein translocase subunit YajC: MSIISKAYAEGAAPGAQGGGMEMIIMLAVFGLIFYFMIYRPQAKRAKTHRDLMSSLAKGDEVLTSGGLVGKIAKVSADSDYIVLALNDQTQVTIKRDFVSAVLPKGSIQSL; encoded by the coding sequence ATGAGCATTATCTCCAAGGCGTATGCAGAAGGCGCAGCTCCGGGTGCACAGGGTGGTGGCATGGAAATGATCATCATGCTGGCCGTGTTTGGCCTCATCTTCTATTTCATGATCTATCGTCCCCAGGCCAAGCGCGCCAAGACTCATCGCGATCTGATGAGCTCCCTGGCCAAGGGTGACGAAGTGCTCACCTCCGGTGGCCTGGTCGGCAAGATCGCCAAGGTCTCCGCCGATAGCGACTACATAGTGCTGGCCCTGAACGATCAGACCCAGGTCACCATCAAGCGTGATTTCGTCTCTGCCGTTCTGCCCAAGGGTTCTATCCAGTCCCTTTAA
- a CDS encoding CBS domain-containing protein: protein MMTLTEIMTEHPFTLGPQNSVKQAMELMQQEQIRHIPIVDEHQHLLGLVTLSDILATRESKLLLINPEREAEFTDSVQLDEIMTRQVASVDPHAGIKEAALYLQRHKYGCLPVVRGRKLVGIVTESDFITVAINLLELMEEQEPPSDF from the coding sequence ATGATGACCCTGACTGAAATCATGACCGAACACCCCTTCACCCTGGGGCCGCAGAACAGCGTCAAGCAGGCGATGGAGCTGATGCAGCAGGAGCAGATCCGCCACATCCCCATCGTTGACGAGCACCAGCATCTGCTGGGACTGGTCACCCTCTCCGACATCCTGGCCACTCGCGAGTCCAAGCTGCTGCTGATCAATCCGGAGCGGGAGGCGGAATTCACCGACAGCGTGCAGCTCGACGAGATCATGACTCGCCAGGTGGCGAGCGTAGATCCCCACGCCGGCATCAAGGAGGCGGCCCTCTACCTGCAGCGCCACAAATATGGCTGCCTGCCGGTGGTGCGGGGACGCAAGCTGGTGGGCATAGTCACGGAGTCGGATTTCATCACAGTGGCCATCAATCTGCTGGAACTGATGGAAGAGCAGGAGCCGCCCTCCGATTTCTGA
- the tgt gene encoding tRNA guanosine(34) transglycosylase Tgt, translating to MKFELKTTDGRARRGQLVFERGVVQTPAFMPVGTYGTVKGMTPEEVRETGAQILLGNTFHLWLRPGQAVMRAHGDLHDFMNWQGPILTDSGGFQVFSLGHIRKITEEGVHFRHPINGEKIFLDPEKSMEIQYDLGSDIVMIFDECTPYPATYEEARKSMEMSLRWAKRSRDKFDALGNKNALFGIIQGSVYEPLRDVSLDGLLEIGFDGYAVGGLAVGEPKEDMHRILDHVCPKIPADKPRYLMGVGKPEDLVEGVRRGIDMFDCVMPTRNARNGHLFTTDGVVKIRNAKYREDTSTLDADCDCYTCKNYTRSYLYHLDKCNEILGARLNTIHNLRYYQRVMQGLRDAIEQGKLDDFVTEFYRRQGKPVPPLTENDVK from the coding sequence ATGAAATTTGAACTGAAAACCACAGATGGTCGCGCCCGTCGCGGTCAGCTGGTATTCGAGCGCGGTGTGGTCCAGACCCCGGCCTTCATGCCGGTCGGTACTTACGGCACCGTCAAGGGGATGACCCCGGAAGAGGTGCGCGAGACCGGCGCCCAGATCCTGCTTGGCAACACCTTCCACCTCTGGCTGCGACCGGGTCAGGCGGTGATGCGCGCCCACGGCGACCTGCACGACTTCATGAACTGGCAGGGCCCCATCCTCACCGACTCCGGTGGTTTCCAGGTGTTCAGCCTGGGTCACATTCGCAAGATCACCGAGGAGGGGGTGCATTTCCGTCATCCCATCAACGGCGAGAAGATCTTCCTCGACCCCGAGAAATCCATGGAGATCCAGTACGATCTGGGCTCCGACATCGTGATGATCTTCGACGAGTGCACGCCCTATCCGGCGACCTACGAAGAGGCGCGCAAGTCGATGGAGATGTCCCTGCGCTGGGCCAAGCGCTCCCGCGACAAGTTTGATGCCCTGGGCAACAAGAACGCCCTGTTCGGCATCATCCAGGGCTCCGTCTACGAGCCGCTGCGGGACGTCTCCCTGGACGGCCTGCTGGAGATCGGCTTCGATGGCTATGCGGTCGGCGGTCTGGCGGTGGGTGAGCCCAAGGAGGACATGCACCGGATCCTGGATCACGTCTGCCCGAAAATCCCGGCCGACAAGCCGCGCTACCTGATGGGGGTGGGCAAGCCCGAAGATCTGGTGGAAGGGGTGCGCCGCGGCATCGACATGTTCGATTGCGTGATGCCGACCCGCAACGCTCGTAACGGTCATCTGTTCACCACCGATGGTGTGGTCAAGATCCGCAACGCCAAGTATCGCGAGGACACCAGCACCCTGGATGCGGACTGCGACTGCTACACCTGCAAGAACTACACCCGCAGCTATCTGTACCATCTGGACAAGTGCAACGAGATCCTCGGTGCCCGTCTGAATACCATTCATAACCTGCGTTATTACCAGCGTGTGATGCAGGGTTTGCGGGACGCGATCGAGCAGGGTAAATTAGACGACTTTGTAACTGAGTTTTACCGTCGGCAAGGGAAGCCCGTGCCTCCGTTAACTGAAAATGACGTGAAATAA
- the nlpI gene encoding lipoprotein NlpI, with protein sequence MNVRIGIGYLTGILLLLPMWGCSSSSQVTAPQVPKPQPASLVLATPLQVSYQSELALARLGQMLSEMELTTEQRAELFYERAVVFDRVGLRSLARLDFNRALREKPDFAEAYNFIGVYLVQQQNYDEAYEAFDSALELAPDYDYAYLNRGIALYYGNRPELATADMKRFYEAQPEDPYRVIWLYLAEQKLNGPAAMSRMRERLNKYDDDAWNWDLVRLYTGEINATQLMGNVVKGVKDNRELAERLCETYFYLGKFELAKGNRKEAISYFKLALANNVYDFIEHRYALLELELMARKPLPPGAQGKNSKA encoded by the coding sequence TTGAACGTCAGGATAGGGATTGGATACCTCACCGGTATCCTGTTGTTGCTCCCCATGTGGGGATGCAGCAGTAGCAGTCAGGTTACAGCGCCTCAAGTTCCCAAGCCGCAACCCGCTTCATTGGTATTGGCGACCCCCTTGCAGGTCTCCTACCAGAGCGAGTTGGCCTTGGCGCGACTCGGGCAGATGCTCAGTGAAATGGAATTGACGACCGAACAGCGCGCCGAGCTGTTCTATGAGCGTGCCGTGGTGTTTGACCGTGTTGGCCTTCGTTCCCTCGCTCGGCTCGACTTCAACCGCGCCCTGCGGGAGAAGCCCGACTTTGCCGAGGCTTACAACTTCATCGGTGTCTATCTGGTTCAGCAACAGAACTATGACGAGGCCTATGAGGCATTCGATTCGGCACTCGAGCTCGCCCCGGATTACGATTACGCCTACCTCAACCGTGGCATAGCGCTTTATTACGGCAACAGGCCCGAGCTTGCCACCGCCGACATGAAGCGTTTCTACGAGGCGCAGCCGGAAGATCCCTACCGGGTGATCTGGCTCTATCTGGCCGAGCAGAAGCTCAACGGGCCGGCGGCCATGAGCCGGATGCGCGAGCGGCTGAACAAGTATGACGACGACGCCTGGAACTGGGACCTGGTCCGCCTCTATACCGGCGAGATCAATGCCACCCAGCTGATGGGCAACGTGGTGAAAGGGGTGAAGGATAACCGGGAGCTCGCCGAGCGCCTGTGCGAGACCTACTTCTACCTCGGCAAGTTCGAGCTGGCCAAGGGCAACCGCAAGGAAGCCATCAGCTACTTCAAGCTGGCGCTGGCCAACAACGTCTATGACTTCATCGAGCATCGCTATGCCCTGCTCGAGCTGGAGCTGATGGCGCGCAAACCCTTGCCGCCGGGTGCCCAGGGCAAAAACAGCAAAGCGTGA
- the secF gene encoding protein translocase subunit SecF — translation MFQILHFEKPIPFMRFAKSGMVFSALLTMLALFCLFDRGLNWGLDFTGGTTIEVGFQQSVSLDKMHEALDQQKIEGATLQFFGSSRDVLVRMAPKEGVKVEQQGNEVLAAAKLIDEGAVLKRVEFVGPSVGDELATDGALAMLASILCILAYVAVRFEWRLAMGGILSLAHDVIITLGIFAYFQYEFDLTVLAALMTLVGYSLNDTIVVFDRLRENFRKVRKGDTAFIMDLSMTETLSRTIITSGLTFVVVVALLLKGGPLIHGFAIAMVIGVAFGTYSSIYVASASAMFFGVKREHMLPTQVEKEGADQQEILP, via the coding sequence ATGTTTCAGATTCTACATTTTGAAAAGCCCATCCCCTTCATGCGTTTCGCCAAGTCGGGAATGGTGTTCTCTGCCTTGCTGACGATGCTCGCCCTGTTTTGCCTGTTCGATCGCGGCCTGAACTGGGGGCTGGACTTTACCGGGGGCACCACCATAGAGGTGGGGTTCCAGCAATCGGTGAGCCTGGACAAGATGCACGAAGCGCTGGATCAGCAGAAGATTGAAGGGGCTACCCTGCAATTCTTCGGCTCCAGCCGCGACGTGCTGGTGCGCATGGCCCCGAAAGAGGGGGTCAAGGTCGAGCAGCAGGGCAACGAGGTGCTGGCAGCCGCCAAGCTGATCGACGAGGGCGCCGTGCTCAAGCGCGTCGAGTTCGTCGGTCCTTCGGTGGGTGACGAGCTGGCGACAGACGGTGCCCTGGCCATGCTGGCCTCCATCCTCTGTATCCTGGCCTACGTGGCGGTGCGCTTCGAGTGGCGTCTGGCCATGGGGGGCATCCTCTCCCTGGCGCACGATGTGATCATCACCCTCGGCATCTTCGCCTACTTCCAGTACGAGTTCGATCTGACCGTGCTGGCGGCGCTGATGACCCTGGTGGGCTACTCCCTGAACGACACCATAGTGGTGTTCGACCGCCTGCGGGAGAACTTCCGCAAGGTGCGCAAGGGGGATACCGCCTTCATCATGGATCTCTCCATGACCGAGACCCTGAGCCGGACCATCATCACCTCGGGGTTGACCTTCGTGGTGGTGGTGGCGCTGCTGCTCAAGGGGGGCCCGCTGATCCACGGTTTTGCCATCGCCATGGTGATAGGGGTGGCCTTCGGGACCTACTCCTCCATCTATGTGGCGAGTGCCTCAGCCATGTTCTTCGGGGTCAAACGGGAGCACATGCTGCCGACCCAGGTGGAAAAAGAAGGGGCGGATCAGCAAGAGATCCTGCCGTAA
- the queA gene encoding tRNA preQ1(34) S-adenosylmethionine ribosyltransferase-isomerase QueA, with the protein MQVSDFHFDLPDELIARYPMAERTASRLLQLDGQSGALRHGQFVDVLDQLNPGDLLVFNNTRVIPARMFGQKASGGKLEVLVERILDEHSVLAHVRSSKSPKPGTRLILDGGPDGETVEAEMRARHDALFEIHFLDPRPVLEILEAIGHMPLPPYIDRPDEDADKERYQTVYNQKPGAVAAPTAGLHFDEPLLEQIRAKGVELAFVTLHVGAGTFQPVRVEKIEDHHMHSEYAEVPQEVVDAIAATRARGGRVIAVGTTSVRSLESAAKVTLAQGKPLAPFFSDTDIFIFPGYEFQIVDAMVTNFHLPESTLIMLVSAFAGYDNVMAAYQAAVAEQYRFFSYGDAMFVTRRRAQA; encoded by the coding sequence ATGCAAGTATCCGATTTTCATTTTGATCTGCCAGACGAGCTGATTGCCCGCTATCCGATGGCAGAGCGCACCGCCAGCCGCCTGTTGCAGCTCGATGGTCAAAGCGGCGCCCTGCGCCACGGTCAATTTGTGGATGTGCTGGACCAGCTCAACCCGGGCGACCTGCTGGTGTTCAACAACACCCGGGTCATTCCAGCGCGCATGTTTGGCCAGAAGGCCAGCGGCGGCAAGCTGGAGGTGCTGGTGGAGCGCATCCTGGACGAGCACAGCGTGCTGGCCCATGTCCGCTCCTCCAAGTCCCCCAAGCCCGGTACCCGCCTCATTCTGGATGGCGGTCCCGATGGCGAAACGGTCGAGGCCGAGATGCGCGCCCGCCACGATGCCCTGTTCGAGATCCACTTCCTGGACCCGCGCCCCGTGCTTGAGATCCTGGAGGCCATAGGCCACATGCCGCTGCCCCCCTATATCGACAGGCCCGACGAGGACGCCGACAAGGAGCGCTACCAGACCGTCTACAACCAGAAGCCGGGCGCCGTGGCGGCGCCGACCGCCGGTCTGCACTTCGACGAGCCGCTGCTCGAGCAGATCCGGGCCAAGGGGGTGGAGCTGGCGTTCGTCACCCTGCACGTGGGGGCGGGCACCTTCCAGCCGGTGCGGGTGGAGAAGATCGAAGATCACCACATGCACTCCGAATATGCCGAGGTGCCGCAGGAGGTGGTGGATGCCATAGCCGCGACCCGCGCCCGGGGTGGCCGGGTGATTGCAGTGGGCACCACCTCGGTGCGCTCCCTGGAGAGCGCCGCCAAGGTAACCCTGGCCCAGGGCAAGCCGCTGGCGCCCTTCTTCAGCGACACCGACATCTTCATCTTCCCGGGCTACGAGTTCCAGATTGTCGATGCCATGGTCACCAACTTCCACCTGCCCGAGTCGACCCTGATCATGCTGGTCAGCGCCTTTGCCGGCTACGACAACGTGATGGCGGCCTATCAGGCGGCGGTGGCGGAGCAGTACCGTTTCTTCAGCTACGGGGACGCCATGTTCGTCACCCGTCGCCGGGCGCAGGCATAA
- the ahpF gene encoding alkyl hydroperoxide reductase subunit F yields the protein MLDTNLKQQLNGYLQYIVNPIEISVSGNDSDKSAELLALANEIAEMSPKISMTDGTATRKPSMSVAPQGQAPRVHFAGIPMGHEFTSLVLALLQSGGHPSKADPAVLEQVKNLKGEFHFETYISLSCHNCPDVVQALNLMATLNPGITHTMIDGALFQDEVNERQIMAVPNVYLNGQPFSQGRTSLEEIVAKLDTGAAERKAQELSEKAPYDVLVIGGGPAGAAAAIYAARKGIRTAIVAERFGGQVMDTVGIENFISVPYTEGPKLAASLEQHVKQYGVEVITEQRAAAISKDGYVNVDLASGATLKSRAVILATGARWRDLNVPGELEYRTKGVAYCPHCDGPFFKGKRVAVIGGGNSGIEAAIDLAGIVEHVTVVEFADTLRADEVLQKKARSMGNIDIIMSARTTEVIGDGSKVVGMDYEDRTTGEIKHLAVAGIFVQIGLVPNTEFLKGSEVALTRFGEIEIDTKGATSLPGVYAAGDATTVPFKQIIISMGAGATAALGAFDYLIRNAAPEAHAVKADTVTA from the coding sequence ATGTTAGATACCAACCTCAAACAACAACTCAACGGTTACTTGCAGTACATCGTCAATCCCATCGAGATCAGCGTGTCCGGCAATGACAGCGACAAATCCGCAGAGCTCCTGGCATTGGCCAACGAGATAGCAGAGATGTCCCCCAAGATTTCCATGACCGATGGCACTGCTACTCGCAAGCCTTCCATGAGCGTGGCGCCACAAGGCCAGGCACCGCGCGTGCATTTTGCCGGCATCCCCATGGGTCATGAATTTACCTCCCTGGTGCTCGCCCTACTGCAAAGCGGCGGACACCCCTCCAAGGCCGATCCGGCCGTGCTGGAGCAGGTCAAGAACCTCAAGGGCGAGTTCCACTTCGAGACCTATATCTCCCTCTCCTGCCACAACTGCCCGGACGTGGTACAGGCCCTGAACCTGATGGCCACCCTGAACCCTGGCATCACCCACACCATGATCGACGGAGCCCTGTTCCAGGATGAGGTGAACGAGCGCCAGATCATGGCGGTGCCGAACGTCTACCTGAACGGCCAGCCGTTCAGCCAGGGTCGCACCTCTCTGGAAGAGATCGTCGCCAAGCTCGATACCGGCGCGGCCGAGCGCAAGGCGCAAGAGCTCAGCGAAAAGGCCCCCTATGACGTGCTGGTTATCGGCGGTGGCCCGGCTGGCGCTGCTGCCGCCATCTATGCCGCCCGCAAGGGGATCCGCACCGCCATCGTCGCCGAGCGCTTCGGCGGTCAGGTGATGGACACCGTCGGCATCGAGAACTTCATCTCCGTGCCCTACACCGAGGGCCCCAAGCTGGCCGCGAGCCTGGAGCAGCACGTCAAGCAGTACGGCGTGGAAGTGATCACCGAGCAGCGTGCCGCCGCCATCAGCAAGGATGGCTACGTGAACGTGGATCTGGCCTCCGGTGCCACCTTGAAGAGCCGCGCCGTGATCCTGGCGACTGGTGCCCGCTGGCGCGACCTGAACGTGCCGGGCGAGCTCGAGTACCGCACCAAGGGCGTGGCCTACTGCCCCCACTGCGACGGTCCCTTCTTCAAGGGCAAGCGCGTTGCGGTGATAGGTGGCGGTAACTCCGGCATAGAAGCGGCCATCGATCTGGCCGGCATCGTCGAGCACGTCACCGTGGTGGAGTTCGCCGATACCCTGCGTGCCGACGAAGTGCTGCAGAAGAAGGCGCGCTCCATGGGCAACATCGACATCATCATGAGCGCCCGCACCACCGAAGTGATAGGTGACGGCAGCAAGGTGGTGGGCATGGACTACGAGGATCGCACCACAGGCGAGATCAAGCACCTGGCGGTGGCTGGCATCTTCGTGCAGATAGGTCTGGTACCGAACACCGAGTTCCTCAAGGGGAGCGAAGTAGCCCTGACCCGCTTTGGCGAGATCGAGATCGACACCAAGGGCGCCACCTCCCTGCCCGGTGTCTATGCCGCAGGGGATGCCACCACAGTGCCGTTCAAGCAGATCATCATCTCCATGGGGGCCGGTGCCACCGCAGCCCTGGGTGCCTTCGATTACCTCATCCGCAATGCGGCCCCTGAGGCCCATGCCGTCAAGGCCGACACCGTGACTGCCTGA
- the ahpC gene encoding alkyl hydroperoxide reductase subunit C: MSTYINTEIKPFNATAYHNGKFVQVSDADLKGKWSVVFFYPADFTFVCPTELGDLADNYAAFKKLGVEIYAVSTDTHFTHKAWHDTSDTIKKIQYPMIGDPTGTITRNFGVMIEEAGLADRGTFVIDPQGVIQIVEINAGGIGRDALELLRKVKAAQYVAAHPGEVCPAKWQEGDATLAPSLDLVGKI, translated from the coding sequence ATGTCTACCTATATCAACACTGAAATCAAGCCGTTCAACGCTACCGCCTACCACAATGGCAAATTCGTTCAGGTGTCTGACGCTGACCTGAAAGGCAAGTGGTCCGTGGTCTTCTTCTACCCGGCTGACTTCACCTTCGTTTGCCCGACCGAGCTGGGCGATCTGGCTGACAACTACGCTGCCTTCAAGAAGCTGGGCGTCGAGATCTACGCCGTCTCCACCGACACCCACTTCACTCACAAGGCCTGGCACGACACTTCTGACACCATCAAGAAGATCCAGTACCCGATGATCGGCGACCCGACCGGCACCATCACCCGCAACTTCGGCGTGATGATCGAAGAAGCTGGCCTGGCTGACCGCGGTACCTTCGTCATCGACCCGCAAGGCGTCATCCAGATCGTTGAAATCAACGCCGGCGGTATCGGCCGTGACGCTCTGGAACTGCTGCGCAAGGTCAAGGCTGCCCAGTACGTTGCCGCCCACCCGGGTGAAGTGTGCCCGGCCAAATGGCAAGAAGGCGATGCCACCCTGGCCCCGTCCCTGGATCTGGTAGGCAAAATCTAA
- the secD gene encoding protein translocase subunit SecD → MLNRYPLWKYLMVIVVIAIGFLYAAPNLYGEDPALQVSASRGAEVKLETLDQVKETLEAAQIPVKHAAFEHGFILIRFTNTEDQLKARDIVANKLGDNFITALNLAPSTPAWLEAIGAAPLKLGLDLRGGVHFLMEVDMAEALTKQQEQMVQDFRSELRTQKIRYSGVRRVGDQVQVVFREEADQAKAASFLRRQNPDLTFTTEQKGDDFILLAGLSEAKIKEVKKYALEQNITIIRNRVNELGVAEPLVQQQGAERIVVELPGIQDTARAKEILGATATLEFHMVDEAADIQAAAAGRVPPSSKVYNDRNGRPVVLQKRVILTGDHIVGAQSGFDEYSRPQVNIKLDGQGGNKMANFTKDNVGKGMATVFIEYKPVGQPGPDGKRKFRKQEEVINVATIQSRLGSQFRITGIDNANEAHNLALLLRAGALIAPIQIVEERTIGPSLGQQNIDSGMEAIGWAMLVIVLFMGIYYRAFGWVANLALTMNLVLIVGIMSMIPGATMTLPGIAGIVLTLGMAVDANVLIYERIREEIRNGRGVQQAIHMGFDRAFSTIADSNVTSLITCVILFGIGTGAIKGFALTLGIGLTASMFTAITVSRAIINLAWGGRRIDKLPI, encoded by the coding sequence GTGTTAAATCGCTATCCGCTGTGGAAATACCTGATGGTGATCGTCGTGATCGCCATCGGTTTTCTATATGCAGCCCCCAATCTTTACGGCGAAGACCCGGCCTTGCAGGTATCTGCCAGCCGTGGTGCCGAAGTCAAACTAGAGACGCTCGATCAGGTGAAGGAGACGCTCGAAGCGGCTCAGATCCCGGTCAAACATGCTGCGTTCGAACACGGTTTCATCCTGATCCGGTTCACCAACACCGAAGACCAGCTCAAGGCACGTGACATCGTCGCCAACAAGCTGGGCGACAACTTCATCACTGCCCTCAACCTGGCACCTTCCACGCCTGCCTGGCTCGAAGCCATAGGCGCCGCTCCCCTCAAGCTGGGTCTGGACCTGCGCGGTGGTGTGCACTTCCTGATGGAAGTGGACATGGCCGAGGCGCTGACCAAGCAGCAAGAGCAGATGGTGCAGGATTTCCGCTCCGAGCTGCGCACCCAGAAGATCCGCTACTCCGGTGTACGCCGGGTCGGTGATCAGGTGCAGGTGGTGTTCCGCGAGGAGGCCGATCAGGCCAAGGCGGCCTCTTTCCTGCGTCGGCAGAATCCGGATCTCACCTTCACCACAGAGCAGAAAGGGGATGACTTCATCCTGCTGGCTGGTCTGAGTGAAGCCAAGATCAAGGAAGTGAAGAAGTACGCCCTCGAGCAGAACATCACCATCATCCGTAACCGGGTGAACGAGCTGGGTGTGGCCGAGCCGCTGGTACAACAGCAGGGTGCCGAGCGCATCGTGGTGGAGCTGCCCGGTATCCAGGACACCGCCCGTGCCAAGGAGATCCTGGGGGCCACCGCCACCCTGGAGTTCCACATGGTCGATGAGGCCGCCGACATCCAGGCCGCTGCCGCTGGCCGGGTGCCGCCGAGCTCCAAGGTCTACAACGATCGCAACGGTCGTCCCGTGGTGCTGCAAAAGCGCGTGATCCTGACCGGTGACCACATAGTGGGTGCCCAGTCCGGTTTCGATGAATACAGCCGTCCCCAGGTCAACATCAAGCTCGATGGCCAGGGTGGCAACAAGATGGCCAACTTTACCAAGGACAACGTTGGTAAGGGCATGGCCACCGTCTTCATCGAGTACAAGCCGGTGGGTCAACCCGGTCCGGACGGCAAGCGCAAGTTCCGCAAGCAGGAGGAGGTGATCAACGTCGCCACCATCCAGTCTCGCCTTGGCAGCCAGTTCCGTATCACCGGCATCGACAACGCCAACGAAGCCCACAACCTGGCGCTGCTGCTGCGTGCCGGTGCCCTGATAGCCCCTATCCAGATCGTCGAAGAGCGCACCATAGGCCCGAGCCTGGGTCAGCAGAACATCGACAGCGGTATGGAAGCCATCGGCTGGGCCATGCTGGTGATAGTGCTGTTCATGGGGATCTACTACCGTGCGTTCGGCTGGGTGGCCAACCTGGCGCTGACCATGAACCTGGTGCTGATCGTCGGCATCATGTCGATGATCCCGGGGGCCACCATGACACTGCCGGGCATTGCCGGTATCGTGCTGACCTTAGGGATGGCGGTGGATGCGAACGTGCTGATCTACGAGCGTATTCGTGAAGAGATCCGCAACGGCCGCGGGGTGCAGCAAGCCATCCACATGGGCTTCGACCGTGCCTTCTCGACCATCGCCGACTCCAACGTCACCTCGCTCATCACCTGTGTGATCCTGTTCGGTATCGGCACCGGCGCCATCAAGGGCTTCGCCCTGACGCTGGGCATAGGTCTGACCGCCTCCATGTTTACGGCCATTACTGTATCCCGCGCCATCATCAACCTGGCCTGGGGCGGACGGCGCATCGACAAGCTGCCGATCTAA
- a CDS encoding U32 family peptidase → MQFSLGPLLFYWPKTDTQAFYEAAAQSQADIIYLGETVCSKRRELKGDDWVALARQVVSSGKQAVLSTLALISAPSELKEVKRLVDNGDLMVEANDLGTVQLAWEAGLPFVCGPAINAYNADVLRMLLKNGMQRWVMPVELSRDWLVQLAQDLGSARQQFEVEVFAYGHLPLAYSARCFTARSLDKPKDNCELACIHYPTGRLASSREGQKVFNLNGIQTQSGYCYNLGNELEGMAGLVDVVRLSPEGMETLDMLARFKANQQGQAPLPLQQERDCNGYWRQIPGMSLVE, encoded by the coding sequence ATGCAATTCTCTCTCGGGCCCCTGCTCTTCTACTGGCCCAAAACCGATACCCAGGCCTTCTATGAGGCGGCGGCGCAGAGCCAGGCCGACATCATCTATCTGGGCGAGACGGTGTGCAGCAAACGCCGTGAACTGAAAGGGGATGACTGGGTTGCCCTGGCCCGCCAGGTGGTGAGCTCGGGCAAGCAGGCCGTGCTCTCCACCCTGGCGCTGATCTCGGCGCCGTCGGAGCTCAAGGAGGTCAAGCGGCTGGTCGACAACGGCGATCTCATGGTCGAGGCCAACGATCTCGGCACAGTCCAGCTCGCCTGGGAGGCCGGGCTGCCCTTCGTGTGCGGCCCCGCCATCAATGCCTACAACGCCGACGTGCTGCGCATGCTGCTTAAAAATGGGATGCAGCGCTGGGTGATGCCGGTGGAGCTCTCCCGTGACTGGCTGGTGCAACTCGCCCAGGATCTGGGCAGCGCCCGCCAGCAGTTCGAGGTGGAGGTGTTCGCCTACGGTCACCTGCCCCTCGCCTATTCGGCGCGCTGCTTCACTGCCCGCTCCCTCGACAAGCCCAAGGACAACTGCGAGCTCGCCTGCATCCACTACCCCACTGGGCGACTCGCCAGCAGCCGCGAGGGGCAGAAGGTGTTCAATCTCAACGGCATCCAGACCCAGTCTGGCTACTGCTACAACCTCGGCAACGAGCTCGAAGGCATGGCAGGTCTGGTGGACGTGGTGCGCCTCTCCCCCGAAGGGATGGAGACACTCGACATGCTGGCTCGTTTCAAGGCCAACCAGCAGGGTCAGGCACCGCTGCCCCTGCAGCAGGAGCGGGACTGCAACGGTTACTGGCGGCAGATCCCCGGCATGAGCCTGGTGGAATGA